The genomic window TATCTACTATAGAAAAAAGTTGTATCCAAATCTGAGAGTTAGagccttttttatttctttaacatttgactttttaaataattttcacaacgaagccttagtttgtagaggtttagGACCACCGtaatttaggtattcattgttaatatctaaacaaaaaattattaaaatcccttgggaatttcaggagatacaggcattattttgattacataacagggagcgcggactataaattggttgcTGACAatcgacatatgctgcgttctcgattttggtcgctggatatcgatcggacgctagcttcgcACACGTCGTGGACTCGTCACTAATTTAACCTTAAAGATGTAATGGGTCCAAAAATTGCAAAGGGCGAAACTGGTGACTTGCATGTAAAGATTCAACCTTCGAGCCTTCATGTAGAcattaaatttagtaaatagCAAAATATACCATGACCAAGCTAACCTATAATAgagcaataatatttttagtataattttgGTAGCAAAGACCACTACCGAATTCAAACCATCCATATAAACCTGAAGTTTCCTCTCTCCAATCAGCTGATTGCCAAATCAGACCTTTTCACTTtccaaaaatacacaaatacatttaaaaatttgtccATTAAAAGTTACGTAATTCGATACTGCGTGGAACTGATTCAATTATAAGCTTGCCTCGCGACAATCGGATTAAATTCGTGCTTGTCATTCATGTACAAAACAACTAGGAGAGTAGTGCACCTGGTATGTTGTAATTTCTTCAAGGTATCAAGAAGCGAAATCAATTTAACAATACGACCAGCATATTTAGCAGGTACAAGTTTCAACCTTtctttttcattgaaaaatctttttaaaagctttttttagGAGCAAACATGTGCACCAATATTGATAAGGAGGAGTTGAGGAAGAGACTTACGCCTATCCAGTACCATGTCACTCAGGAAAAAGGCACTGAAAGACCATTTACAGGTACGCCCAAATAAAAGagcttaaaattttatgataaagtaaattttaggCCCTTACAATAAGGTTTACGATGAAGGATTGTATGTTTGCTTAATATGCGAACAACCATTATTCAGTTCAGACACCAAATATGACTCTAGTTGCGGTTGGCCTGCTTTTAATGACGTTTTGGATCAAGGGAAAGTTAAATTGACCCCAGACACCAGTGGAGGtaaacacaatttattttgaattttctgctaaTGGAAGATTTGTAACTCTGAGatgattatttaaaatgaaatcaaatCACTGTTGCAGATTGACCATTGTTTTGCactttttattatgttaattatccAATTATGTTGTTATGGTTCTATAATTTACTTAACAAGCTCATCTAATCCTGTTTGACCTCTGATCTTTGTGAGTTAATTACACCATGTAACCTGGTTattctttgattaattttttgtttaagaattaggcaatgttaataaaaacttaataacaCAGGGCAGCCTTTTGAATTGAGATGATTAATAGAGATTTAATACTATATTGTAAAGTAAAACTGCTATAAggaatataaaaagtatttaaaaaagttgctTTTTGAAACTAAACCACTCTAAATACTAAAAGTGTCAATAACTCTAACAGAAATTTTGGAAGTAGTAAAATCattaataaggaaaaataagATGCATTAGGTTTGGTTACAGTTTGAATATACATACATTCTGCAAATGACTTCCCAACATTTCTGAGTTAAAATTCCCTCATAAGCCTATTGTAACATTTCTTTTTGCTCCTAAGTGAGCACTTCTATAAGACATAATGGCTCTAAGTTAAGGTTCTACAATTTAGTTTGTATATAGCTGTTGATTTTGTAGGCTGATTAAAAGGGTTTGCACTAAATCTGGTGTTTCCAACAAAATTTCTTCTACAATCATTGAAAATCAAGATCCAAGAAGCTCAGTTCTATTGATAACACAAATATGTGAATTATTTCAAACGTAGTTCTGAATGGTATTCATGGTTTCAATATCCTTGAGAGGTAAAGTGGCAGTACTCATTTCTTTGGTGTTAAAGTCATTCAACTGTGAGTTGTAATAGGCAAATTGCATTGCAGTAAGgattgtttttaaactttagGTTTCTGAAGCAGTTTGTCATATATTTATTCTCTGCATTAAGATCCTTCTGAAACTTTTCTAATACACTTCaagcttaatttttaaagctgTATGCTTTGCCACCAATATATGGATTACAGAAAATAACAACTTTGTCTCCCTTTAGATTGTTTTGTTTAACTTATATCTTTGCATACGTTCTCTCCCTGGTTTATGGAAGGTCTCTTAAGTATgccctgtatttaaaaaagagagataatttagcttttttaagggaaaatctttgacaacaaatcatataataataaatatcggTGGCCAAGTTGATATCATATACCTTGACTTTACAAAAGCTTTCGATCAGTTGGATCATAGTTtccttttgttaatttttacgcagataatattaaattatacacaCCAAGTAAAAACACTCATTATTGCATGAGGctttaaaataatcttaatttgattaacaattGGTATCTTGATAATGGGTTAAAgctaaatgtaatgttatgACTTTCACTAATAATTCAACtacaatttaaatcaaaatctcTTAACATGAATGAGTTCTTTTAGGGATCTACAAGTTGTACTGTCCTTTACTCTACATATAGATACTATAATATCTGAATCTTCTAAGTCATATGGTTTTATTTCAAGAAACACAAATTCTTTGAATGTTGATGGAATAAGTGTGATTGAGTATACCCACCTTAGGACTTTCTACATgaagatataaattttttaatgacataGATTGCAAGTTGTGCTTCCTTGACTTAGTAACAGACATCATAATCTTTTTTATCTTTCTACCTCAAGAACCAAAACACGAAATTGTCACTGATTTATAATGTCtgtaatatttacaataatgagGCTCAATTTGATACTTCTAATATTACTCTCATATGTCATGAGCAGTTATCTCTCTGTGTGGTccttttctttggttttttccctctatgctttttattatttcttttttactcGCTTAAAGTGATACCTAATATCAAgtgtaatagtaattgattttgttttaattattatatgtttagattttaagaaattctatgttaggttttctattttttgttatatttaccttttatttaagttgctttttgattatatttttgtgtatttccTGCCTTGTAGATGGATCTGTTTGACCTGTAGGGGCGGtattgtaaagtaaataaataaatttaatacagcAACATAAGTGAGAGcaaaaattggttaaaagaCATGTTCCAGTgaatttctaattaataaatttggtcTAAATTGTCTCTGAATTAAGGCTGCACTGTATTTTGTAACTGCTTAAATAATgcaaaaatgtcttaaaaaaattgaattaattagcCCCAAACTAGTTTCTCTCAATGtatcaataaatttttgattaatttgcTGAATTGGTCAGAATCATCACTAATACTGATTTCAAATATCAGggtataaattttaacaaaacaatGGAATTTATCCCTTATTTTTCTGTTATAGTAATAGCAATGCttattaatcttatttttaagcaaaaaccaATATACACACACATTATAGGGCATCACAAAAAGTTGTGTGTCCCTATAAGAGATCctgtattcaatattataatTGAAACCAGTATCTCTTAAACAAATCCACCCACATAACGTCCTAACATCCACCCCTTAACCCAACTTTATGTGAGTGTGGCTTAACACCTCTGCTACCATTTTGCCTTATGTtcaagcaacaaaaaaaaaaagaaacattctGGGAAGCTAATGTGgtcgttttctttttttatcgtTCCTGCCTCTGGTCCGGTCTACGCACACCCACCATACACACCAAATCACCTCGActacacatttattttttctcatttccatttcattattttctgTTCATTCACCCGCTTTTTTATggtacttttgtttttttttttttttaattttttggttaacGCACATATTCCACACGCACGTGTGACCGTTCCGCATTCCCGTCCGTCCCGCCCTACATAATCCTCCTTACATACCCAACCCTCATTAGTCGGAGCAAACCTTTTACTCCTCATATCCCGACCAGGGCTCGTCAGGACCGAAGTGACTTGTGCCCAATGCGGTTCGCACTTGGGGCACGTCTTTAACGACGGGCCACCGCCTACGAGGAAGAGATTCTGCATCAACTCGGCGTCATTGAACTTTTTACCGAAAGGCATTGAGAAGAAGACTAAGGAGGGagataagtaaattattttaagagttttttggGAGGTCGATCAATCAGCACTACTTTTGCCTTTCCtggtgtttctttttttatgacAAATGAATTTGTGGAAGTGGGATTCAAATAAAAACATCACAAACAAAACCTATTTATGTATACAGGCTTTTACAATAAAGTTTAAACTGGGGCCAAGTGGCGTTATTATTTCGACAATTTCccaactattaaaaataatgcaagGAAAAAATGCAACcgaaatttggtttttatttttcgaaaaactttgAAGCTTGTCATAATACTGCTTACAGAATTGCGTATGTTCGCACCAATTTAAACGGTTTTAAGGTAAATTGAAAAACACACAGTatgactccactgcaagtatggactatttaaatttcttcaCTATTAAACTGTTTATTATTTCCTCCACTTACTGAGATGTCAGTTGAGTTAAATACTCCGACTTTGTAACAGCCTATATACATATaaagggtttttatttttttgttcacgTAAAGCGATAGAGCAAAAGTGCTTTTCGGATCTCTGTCTGTAAATGTCTCGAAAACGCTTCTttatatcattatttattaatcttaaaaaataaatattggtaaaatCACCGGTGTTTATTGTTAATGTATTAAAAGCAAAAGTGGTGCATGGGATGATCTTATTCATTTATATTACGTACTAAGTTTTTTGTTGCCTTTTAATAACCAGAAAATTAATAGGTATAAACCCCAATAATGTGAAAAACAGTATTGTTAGCTATAAAAGCCCGTTACACGTTACATTTTGATATTAACCATATTATGAAcctaattttttacttattttgtctgaattttaattaatctacAGAGGAGtgatactgtttttttttttcgttaaaatcaattttctaaaattgttttaaatggcATAATGAAGTTGAAGAAAATCGTTGATGGAAGCTTTGGATTTAGGGGTTTAACAGAGTATAATAGACAAAGTTTAAGTGTGTTAAAAATTCTAGGGTTACACAGGATTACACTTAATTACATTAacattttaatgtaattaagttaatcaattttaattaattacaaaggATAAGTTGCAAGAGAAAAGAGATCACTAAATAAGGGTATTTTCAGTTAGCATTATTGAGATTTCCACCCTAAGCAGATCGCCgcagtgtttatttattttttattttaaataaatttaaagaagaatAATTAGCCCTAAGTAAATCCAATGGTGTCTTAGTAGGAACTTTAGGTGTACTactcacttttaaaatttatgtatttaaaacttttttatgtttcGATTTTTCTGTTCATtgtttgatttataaaaaaaatcactttaacaTAAGTTACTGGGACAAAACGATAAAAAAACCGACCACCCGTTATTTTTTCAGTGTACTCCATACAAAAATTGTTATAGAAATTAATGAAGATAATCTTTTTTTACAGTCAGTGACGTTCATTTCTTTGTGACAAATATTGTCgcttaataaatttactttgttCTAAAATCGCTCCTTAATCTTGGCCACATCCAGTAGCGGCTCATGGGACattcatatatatatttcaagCTATAAAAAATACGTAGAAATAACAACTAAAAAATGCCAAATTATATATATGCCATAcaacttaaaacttaatattaaaggtTTTCCTTGtatgtattcttttaattaCAGACGTtcagtcaaattatttaaacgTTGTTTTGAAGAAAACCGAAATTTATTTGATTGAATTGAAGAAACAATGCCCGTATGttcaaaaattacttgaaatatttctttgaaaCCCTAATGCCTCTCCCTGATACTTGCTGATCATCGTTTTTAAATTAGCTACTTCTGCTGCTGCTATCCATTAATAAATGTTTGCGATCATCGAATGTTCCTATATTTTTCCTTCTAAAAATAGTTGGAGCAAATGATACTTTTCGTTGCATGTCCCAAGTTTTCACGTCCTTTCTTATCGTCCTCAAAATTTCCTTCTTTACACATTTCGAATGCTTCCCCTCTATTAATTGTGCTAAACTTCAATGTTCAGCCTTCCATATCATACgacataacattttttaacccattagtgcccaaagttagtttttgttttatttttaaattataattagaaaaaatatcttattatgGGCCTTTGCTTTAGGGCGTCCCTTTAGAGGGACGCTGGGCAAAaggaaaaaacataattaaagtaagataacatgtttattatgttttgtatataattacattatcatggtaaagtttgaaacaaattttaggATGCAATGCAAAGTTACACTTTTCGCAGatgaattgactttttttccaCATAGGGCACACATATCGGCTGTCGGTTTCATTGTAGACTATCAGATGCCCAATATTATCGAATCGTACGTCATGTAATGGTCGAGGCACTCTGGTTTTTCCTTGCAGGGGTTTAGTaccaaaacttttcaaaaaacttagcGATATGTATCGTCGAAACACCAACAACTAACAGAGTCAGgatgatttgttttcaattttcgcATAAGTAACCAAGCATTCACAACAGATacatctaataaatataagactaGTGGCCAATGCCATTTCCTTTGTCGAAATCTTGATCTATAAGCCGCAACAAGACCATCTAATTTGTCCACAGcacccatatatttattatagttggCTACTATTTTCGGCTGAGGAACGATCTTCTTAGATCGGGTGACCCTGTCCCAACGTAGTGCGTTAGTTACTTCGGTGGTTTCAAAATTGGATGCAACAGAAACAATTATCTTTCCGTTGTAAGAGCATGCTGGTGTCATTTCGATAATACTTATAGCTTTCCCTTTGCTGATTATTCCATTCCTTCTTAGTTTGTACCGGACATTTCTCTAAACGATTATCTCTTATTGTGCCTGTGacacaataattgtttttcgaTAAATAGTCAAAGAAACGAAGGCCTGTAAAGTAAttatccataaaaattttataaccctTACCTGAAGGTAATTCGACTTGCTCTAGTAGAGATAGTACGACATCTCCACccaaatttcttttctttttctttgttttgattttttcggGTATAAATTTCAAAACCATACATGTATCCGCTACTCGAACAAATAGCCCAATTTTTGTAGCCAAATCTTATGGGCTTACCCCGAATGTATTGCTTGGCATaatgttttccataatatggCACCATGCTCTCGTCAATGGATAAATGCTCATCAAAGCTATTGTGTGTTCTAAAATACAGGTTTAGATGATCTATCAAGGGTCTCAATTTATAAAGCCTGTCGTCTTGGGGTAATTTTGAATTgtcattaaagtgaatatacTTTAGTAGAGTCTCAAACCGATTTCGACGCATGctgttttgtaatatttttgggaTATCTTCTTCATTCCACCAATAGTCTTCTGTTTGAATATTTTCCATATCCCGATAAAAGAAACGCTCCTAGTACCACATGCAGTTCGTCCAGAGTAAAATTTAGTTCTACATTTTTCTGCCGTACATACCTATTACTTTCCGTAATAATTAACGGCAAAAGTTCTTCattgaaaaacaatttgaaaaaatcaaccGGGGTAGTTGCATTTTTTGCATCCTGTGAGGGTTCACTAGGGCTAGTGATGCGAAGAGTCCGGATTAATCgtccgttcaatccgaatatcaaattattccgaatcaatccggatacctaaatcgtccggatacacgccgcccgttcgaccgacaatgaaataaaagcttGCACGAAGTTCCACCGGCAAAGAGAATCCGAATTAAATCGTCCGGACAAATAACCCGGCAATCGGCAATATCGTCGCGTCGCCTTGTCTAAACCTATTGCTTTATCTATCCTTATTGTACTCATTTAGAAACATAAGAGACAAACTTTTTAAAGGTCGCCTGACCTtcagaagtttttttgtaaacaaagcatttttgtagtgatattttgcatcgtttaaaatacacttgatttattacatacataattagctattttagttttaacatcatGTAGAAATGCGTAAAAACGAAATGTCTAATGGGTTGCATAATGCAATACCTTTTattcgaaaaacagctataaaaaacgtttatcggacggtcgagcatcgagcccgaaacatggcataatttgccgaacgggcgagacatcgagcgggtgaattaatccggatgaaaaaactgaattcatccgaatcaatgctgtccggatattgaattaatccggatttttacaacactaaCTAGGGCTACAGACAATCACAAGGTCACTATTATTTACTCGGCCAGGATCAGGCTTCCGCCATCTTGATTTTTGGTACGCGTACTCTGTTTGTTGCTTTGTATTGTTATTGCCTTTTAGGTTTTTCTGAAGGACAGATAAGGGCAGTAAATCTTCAGAGTCATTTACGTAAGCTATTTCACATTCCGCGAGGTAGGTGATTTATATTCGCTGCATGCCCATCCTCAGATTCGTCGCTATTAACTTCGGTCTCGTTTCCATCATCTGGAGGTAAAATATAGATGTTAGATTCCGGCAAGTCGTCATCCTCCTCTAAACAGTCCATTAGTTGAGCTAAGGTCAATCTGCAATGAAGGAGACATAGCGCTTAGCGTCCCTTATAAGGGACACAACATATGTAGTAACGTATTTTACACGCGGTTACAAAATCAGGGGTTCGATGACCTTTACTATTTTCTTTGAACATTATTTATGAAGATTCAGTTAGTAATCAATGcggaaaatgtttatttacacatacataaaataaaacttaccctTGAGCCCTAGTAGAGTACATGGAGGGATCCATTTTcaataatacataaataatttcgcgagaaatagaaaacaaaaacacctGACGCGTCGAATCAAGTCTGCTAAATACGCTTTGCAACTCTAAGTGCTCGATGTATccccactttttttttatcgtaAGGAATTTGCTGGTCCCTTATAAGGGACGCTAGGTATTAATGGGTTAAATCTTGTTCTGCCATCGAGATCAAAATTCGTTCGTAAAAACGTTTTTGAATTTCATGTTTTGGTTTCCACGTCTTCGCCTAATCAAGTCCCCAGATAGTTAAACTTTTTTACTCGTTCTATGTCTTCACTATtatatgaaagtttttttttaatgttgatgTTAATTCccacataataataaaatcagacaggtaatttatgttttatttgagTACAGTAAATACTGCTCTAGATGTAGAAGCAAATTTGATATATGGCTACCTCAGTAGAAAGTCAAAGTTATGGCCTTTTGAGCTCTATCTACAGCAGTTACCACATTATGCCTTCTTGTATTGGGATAATTTTACACTgtttaataaaatgtcaaactatAACCAAACTCCCCTGTAGAATATAAGAAAACTTTTGCCTCAAAAACATTAttgttttatatctttaattgttcccatatttgtttttgtttacatttactAAACCTTTGTGTAGTATATTagtacataatatatttttgtatgcaCAATGTCATTCAATTGTtacgaaataaaattgttaaagaaaacCCTTCTTcgttttatttggaaataaatacacaatatatgcttattaaaaaagattttttaataccaCACACTATCTCTGTTGGCAACAATAGTATGTCTACGCAATCACAATTTGTCATAAATACTAGTGCAAAAATACTATTACTAGTTTTATTTTCGGTAAACGCGCTCATTCATACCCACATAGATAATTTTCCGacgattttttcttttatttatatcataTCAGTATACgatattctaaaatttattaaaaaatatataataaaaaggaAACGTATGATATGgctaatgtaattaaaaaaaaaaaataaatatacaaaatactttttttacaaactaCTAAAGCTCCACAACAAGTATAATATGTacataaagttaaataaatcagttcaaaaaacgctaaaatagtaactttgaaaaatggcactaaacttataatattataatttgccaataaccaatttttaagcttaattttaattcaaattacgCAAAGTGCCACCTCTCTATtcgataaaatataaaatattataattaaaaaataaaaacatgagaCAAAGAGATCGCAACAAACATCCGACAGTCCAAAGTGTGTCACCAAAATATTcttgcacaaaaatattttattacacacTAAAATCCTAATAGCTGGTCTCGTTTTGAATATCAATTccccatattttaaaatagtgtttCTATTAAgcctttaaaacattaaaaagaaaacctaCATGGTGCAACCTAAGctcaataacaaataaataaattctcttcTTTGCAAACCATTCTTTCTTCTACTCACTACTAAATAACAACAGACTGAATATTAGTTCATCCCAGTCATAAAAGAAAATGATACTAGATTGTCTTAAATCAGCTACTTTAAAGGTGCTAAGTTAACAAGTAATTCCCTCTATAGGCTTTTGGCaacatatttttacatatttcggTTAATTTATTTAGGGAGCGAACTAATCTCCAGTCCGTTCCATCACAAGATTttggggatttttttttttgtttaaacctTAAATTCAAATACGCGTGTACATTATTGTGAAATTAGGCACAGTCTCATGTCATTTATACAGATACAGCTCTCTAATAAATGCTTACATCCCTAAGAATATTTCACCTATATTGCTAGATTATTTTGTTGGTTTAAAGCTGTTCCGCAACTTGAGTGTTTATGTGTGTCATTTCTAGCAATATAGGATATAGTCCGTCACATAATAACATTAATAGCAGCTCGTTCGCGAGCTGAATTTAACGCTAGTGTTGTTTGGCGGCATCTTTAGCGGCCAGAATTAAGGGCGTTAAACTTGCGAGCGGTCGGGCAAGTTTTAAAAAGGGATGCTGAAAAATAAGAGCGAATTAAATAACGTAAGAATTTGTGTTGTTCAACTATACAAGaacatttaagtattttttttatggtgtaAGTTAACGTTTTTTGTATAAGAATCTAACCTCATGAATCTTCATAACTCGATGGTAAGTCTGCATCTATTATTTGGTTACCAGTTTTATTCCATAAAAGCAATACAGTAAATGGCATGGAAAACTTGagaaaagaagagaaaaaaaaacagactagacaaatgataaaaaaatttacaaaatgttttaaGTTCAAAGTTGAAAATAAGAGATCAGGGCAGACCACTCTTTATATGAAGTGGAAGCTATCAGAGACTTTATGCTGtagcaataatttttaaggCACTCTATTAAAATTAGAGGTTCCCAAAAAAATAAGCCAAGTGAGTACAGTAATACGAGTAAACAGTATTTTGGTTAGAAAGGTCTAaaagatgaaaaacaaactgAAGCTTAGAACACAAGTTATCTATCTATGTGACACTTCCAGTTTAAGCAGAGTTAATGTAAAATCCTAAtagttattataaattctaataatcTGTTAGTTTAGCGAtagtttttctttgattttgggTTTTTACGTTTAAGTAACTTTCATTTATTTGTGAGgtgcataaaattaataaaaaccgtttcatctgaatttaaatgcaatttgtttttacaaaaataatcttCAGATGCATAAAGCACAGCACGTAATTGCAAT from Anthonomus grandis grandis chromosome 13, icAntGran1.3, whole genome shotgun sequence includes these protein-coding regions:
- the LOC126744237 gene encoding methionine-R-sulfoxide reductase B1 isoform X2, whose product is MYKTTRRVVHLVCCNFFKVSRSEINLTIRPAYLAGANMCTNIDKEELRKRLTPIQYHVTQEKGTERPFTGPYNKVYDEGLYVCLICEQPLFSSDTKYDSSCGWPAFNDVLDQGKVKLTPDTSGGLVRTEVTCAQCGSHLGHVFNDGPPPTRKRFCINSASLNFLPKGIEKKTKEGDK
- the LOC126744237 gene encoding methionine-R-sulfoxide reductase B1 isoform X1; translated protein: MYKTTRRVVHLVCCNFFKVSRSEINLTIRPAYLAGANMCTNIDKEELRKRLTPIQYHVTQEKGTERPFTGPYNKVYDEGLYVCLICEQPLFSSDTKYDSSCGWPAFNDVLDQGKVKLTPDTSGVGANLLLLISRPGLVRTEVTCAQCGSHLGHVFNDGPPPTRKRFCINSASLNFLPKGIEKKTKEGDK
- the LOC126744237 gene encoding methionine-R-sulfoxide reductase B1 isoform X3, whose amino-acid sequence is MCTNIDKEELRKRLTPIQYHVTQEKGTERPFTGPYNKVYDEGLYVCLICEQPLFSSDTKYDSSCGWPAFNDVLDQGKVKLTPDTSGVGANLLLLISRPGLVRTEVTCAQCGSHLGHVFNDGPPPTRKRFCINSASLNFLPKGIEKKTKEGDK